Below is a window of Gossypium hirsutum isolate 1008001.06 chromosome A12, Gossypium_hirsutum_v2.1, whole genome shotgun sequence DNA.
TTTCTACCTTTGTGGTGTAATGCTATAGGTGGATAGTTAGATTATTAGATGCCATTGAATGTTAACTGCTTTTCTTGCTAAGGTCTGGCTTAGGAATTTAATACTTTTTTTACTTTCATAAATCGGCACTTTATCTTAATTCAATTTAAGCTTTTTAATTGCCAACTCCTTTTGTATAATATCAGGTAGAAACAATGATACTTGGGGAGGTTCAGAACTTGCCCAAGGGCTTGGAAAGGGAAAATCAAATCATCCAGACTATCATGAGACAGATCTTATTTGCCTTGGATGGTCTTCATTCAACTGGAATTGTGCACAGGGATATTAAGCcacaaaatattattttctctGAAGGTAATAGTAGTAAGTTTGACTTGGTTGACGAAGATTTTTCTAATGCAAGAATTCCTAGATTAATTTTTTTCTGTTTTGGAACTTGAGTAGGGTCTCGTACATTTAAAATCATTGATCTAGGAGCTGCAGCAGATTTGAGAGTGGGCATCAACTATATTCCAAAGGAATTTCTTTTGGATCCAAGGTAAATTCCCTATCTATAAGCAACATAGATATTATCCAGAATGGTTGTCGTTGTAATGCAAGACAGTTAGGGCTTTAACCTAAGAATAGGATTTGATCCATGGCATGCTGCAAAAGATATTGTGGAATACAAACTTATGAAGTTCATCCTTTATAAGCTTCCCTCCCTATTACACTACTTCAACATTCTATGCTTTCACCCTGGTttcatttactatatatataggCGGGTTATTCAATAGATCAGAGAACTCAACAGCTCAAGAACTTCATTCTGTAAAATTCTACATGTTTTAGGCTCAAAATCCAGAGCATTTCAAAGCAacgaagtaaaaaaaaatcaattataaccATCACATAATGCACAAACCCTCCATAGTTCCATCCTTTGTTCTTGTTTGTCGGTATAACATTATTGTAAAGCATTTGTTTTCATTTGATATTAATTCATTTGCCCTGGCACCAGTAAATCAACACCCATATGATATGTgaatacaaattaaataataCGATATTGCACTATTATCAGACCATAGACCTTAAGTTCATGTCAACAGATTTTAAGCTAAAAGTTGACTGGATTACTCCTCTATTTCGCATTTGTATAGAAAGATTAACAACTCTAATAACAATTTCTCTCGATAGCTCTTTCTTAGTAATAATTAATTATCTGTATTACTTGGTTCTAAAGTGAAGGTTGATCAACACTGAAGCAGAAATTAACTGCAGATAGGTGCAATGGGGGTGAAAGGGAAAAGAGTCGTTTATGGTTTTGTGTTTGGAATGAGTGAGCTGAGACCAATTTCTGTTGGAGTATTGCAATTTTCTACAAGAAACTCTTTAAATTAACATCTGATTGATACTTCAAAACATAGTATCCAATTCCATAAAATTTCTTCTTTAGGGAttcaattttttgtgtttttttagaTATGCTGCACCAGAGCAATATATCATGAGTACACAAACTCCTTCTGCACCTTCTGCTCCAGTGGCAACTGCACTTTCCCCTGTTTTGTGGCAGGTTTGCCCCCAGCAGATTCTCCCAAGTCTATTTTCACCTTTTGCTTTCATTGACACATATTTCTGTTGTTGTTATTTACTAACAGATGAATCTGCCGGATCGATTTGACATCTACAGTGCTGGTCTCATTTTCCTTCAAATGGTGAGTGGCAGATAATGCTCAAGTAGTCATCTTTATTGTTGTTTTGTTTTCCTCTTGAAAACCTTTTAACTTTTTTTGCTAAATTGATgcaaaagatgatgatgaaaGCTGTTAGAAGTCAAACTTATCTAAATTAACATCActtttgatattaaatttttaagtgacaAATCAAAGAGATAGTTTGCGAAAAGCAGCATTGGTGGGTTTGTGCTGGTAAACTTCAAAAAATTAACGGATTTCTCCAAGTGAAGTTCTGAACTACGATTGTAGTCTGGTTTTAAGTTGATTTCTGCTGTATCAATGGCAAACAtggtcaaaattaaaaaaaggaaatcTCAAAATTTCATTAGTGAATGAAAATCACACATAGAACTTGTGAGAAGTGTGAGGATAATATGCTCAAATTGTGCTtacttgataaaaaaaattcttttatagGAAGTAGTTATGCACCATCAATAATCTATAGCTTCCAATGTATATAGTTAAACTTTTTAACATCTTTTGTTTAGTAACCTTCTAAAGTAGAAGAATCCATAATGCATGCTATTTCTGGCAAATGTATAATTTCTAGTTGTAACATTCATAAATAGTAAGACTGTTGTGTTATAAGACACTGAGGTTGCAATCAAAATGCATTTAACAGTTTTCTTGAAACAGGCATTTCCATCTTTAAGGACGGACAGCGCGTTGATTCAATTCAACCGTCAGCTAAAGAGGTGTGATTACGACTTGGTTGCATGGAGGAACACTGTCGAGCCTCGTGCAAGCCCTGACCTTCGCAAGGGGTTTGAGCTGCTGGATTTTGATAATGGGATAGGATGGGAACTTCTGACATCAATGGTCCGCTACAAAGCAAGACAAAGAATCAGTGCAAAAGCAGCACTGGCTCACCCTTACTTTGACAGGGAAGGGCTATTAGCTTTGTCCTTCGTACAGAATCTGAAGTTGCAAGTCTTTAGGGCTACACAGCAAGATTATGGGGAAGCTGCCAAGTGGATAATAAATTTAATGGCAAAATCTGGAACAGAGAAAGAGGGTGGTTTCACAGAAGCACAGCTTCAGGATCTCAGAGTCTGTATCCAACTATAGTTAATTAGAAAAGCATTTTTTTCAAACATCATTAACTGGATAACCATTTAAACTGATTTTTCTCCTCATGGTGTAGGATATAGAGCCTAAGAAGAAGGCGAGTCCACAAAGAAATGCTCTTGCTTCAGCTCTTAAACTTCAAAGGAAGATTGTTAGAACATTGAATGAGAGCATGGATGAGCTTAGCAGACGCAGTAAAAGCCTATGGTGGAGCAGGTGGATCCCCAAAGAGGAATAGAGTTTGTATAtgtacataattttttttccttttctgttAACTGACCATTCTAAAGATAAGGAACGTAGCTGGAATACTATAGGAGTATTTTGTGAATGATATAATTAGTTGAAGTCTATATAGTTCTGAATCAACCGAAATTGCTATGAAGCTTGCTGTGTCCTTTGCATTAAATTCTGAAGATAATAAGCCAGCTGCCAAGAGCTTTTCGTAGCAGTCAGTGAAACATGTGAAACATCTTGCTCTCACACTTACTATTTAAGAAACCTAGATTTGAATGATTTTTCCATGTATATCAAAAAGACCCATTTGCATTGAATCGTAAATGGTCATACGGGAAATTAATTCAGGTGATGTGCTAAAACCTACCATTGTACAATGACCAGCAATGACACCACGATCATCTAAAACACATCCATCCGTAGATGATTATTTTATTACTAGATTAAATGAATTTTCATACAAGCTTCTTCCTAACTAAGCAAAGTCAGTTGTAATTAACTTATTAGACAACTGTAGCTTTAGTGCTGATCAAAGGCAATTAAAGTGGAACTAGAATTATTTTTTCCCTTCTAATAATCTCTCATTTTCTTAGATAGTATTTTGATGTATATGTTAATTTGAAACTATTGGCCGTTGGATTTGAATGATTGAAGCGTAAATTTTAACTGTAATTTCAAGGGAGGTGGGATCACCACATGTGGGTAAAGAAAGTTGCAACATAATAAAGAAGTAGGTGATGGGACTAATGAATAAACAAATTGATGGGGTGCTTCGTGATTCAAAATCATAtatagaatatgaaatgaatataaattatatctaTAATGTTGAGCCTATTAGAGGCAATGCCATTTGCAAATCACGATAACTTCACGTGCAACTCTAACCTCCTTGTTCAATACGATACAACAAGCCAAACCATTTTTATTATAAATGTGCTGTCGCAGCTGTAGCAATGCTGCAGGAGCCATCACTTTGATCCAAACCATGTTAAACTTTTATCACAGTACGCTTGACAGATTATATTATGTAACGTTGTCTTTAATCTAATTGTAATTCCCAAAGCTTTGGGTGTCTAAACAGTCCATATATAATAACCATTTTGATATTCTGCTAGGAAACAACTGCTGAATTTGACCACAGAGAAATACCCCTTTATTGGAACTAAGTACAACTGtcaacataaataatttatattttatataagaaACCTTACCTtacacatacacaaaatgaataCAGATCCCGCTTCGTCTTGCTTTAATGGAACCGCGCCAGACCTTCATCCCACTAAGGTCTGTCATCTCATTAACAACGTAAATTTCGTCATGTACATTTTCCACTTGTAAAGTACATTAATCCATTATCATATAATGTAAGAAAGTCTTGAGAAGAAACACGTGATTTAGGAGCCAAATCTCAGTACACATACTTATGACTCGTCTCTCGAGTATTGATAGAGAAATACTGATTCAaggaatatgtatatatgctCCTACTTATTAGGAGAAAGGGGAAtgctctttttctttccttttagaTTCTTTGTACATCAAATTCCGTCTGAACTTCCTTTGACATTTATTTTCTCagatttgtttttcattttcttcaatcCTGCACCAACAATTGGTGTGCTTACTCCCATGACGTTCAAATCTTCAAATTAAATGGCTGATCCTAATGAAACTATCCCTAACTATCAATCCCTAAACCAAGAAACCCCTAGCTACTAACTATCCCCCAAATAACCACCTACATTACAATCCATCACATCCGTAGGATTAGAAAAATGCCATACCTAGAGTAAATACTACGACCCCTTCCAAATATCCTACCTACCACCACTAAAAATTCAACCTTACCTTATGGTTAATGATCATGCCACACCCAACCTAATTTATACAACTACTTTTCGAGTTCCAAGAGCAAATGAAAATGATGCAAAAACAACTGCAATGACAACAGGAACAAAATCAACCAACAAAACACTTGTGCAAGAATTGAAAGCCACTCCAGGTCTCCCTAAAATCAAACACCCCAAACAAATGAAGAAGCAAACTCATCATGTCTTAGCCATCACCAAGAGAGTCCCATGGATAATCCTCTAATTTTACCACAAACATTGCCTACATCCTTTGAAAATCAAATGGAAGTTCTCAAAAATCAACTACAAGCACCACAACTTGCAAAACTAGATGATGTAGAATAAACACTTTCCTTAAATAACCCTCTGGCTTCAAATGTTGCAACAGAATACCTATGCCCTACCTTTAGACCTCCCAAAAAGAAATATAATGGAAGGACAAGTGAAAATGTAATGGCAAGTACATCAATTTGCCATAATCGAGTTCTTTAGTGTTGCTTAAGGACCTTGGTCCGTTTAGGATAATAAATGCAAACTTGGGATTCCTTAGTTCCAATCACCTTATGAGCaatatatgcataataaaattaggATGGGTATGACATTGTAAAATGTATCTCCTGGGATATCAACATCCATGTGTTTCCTCCATCTATCCCTTTCGCCAAAGGCTTCCCTCTCCCTCATAACATTTCTCCTAACCTTACACTTCCTGCTAACCTCTCTACCATCACTCCTTTTTCCTTTAGCCATTTTCTCTACAAAGTTTCATAGTTAACACCCAGTTAAAAAACCCCAACCCCATCTCCATAAGAAAGCACAAATAGCCTCCAAATCACAAACTTTAAAACCCGAAATACCTTATAATTTTATCTATCCAAAAGCAAACAAGACAAAGCAAAATGCTTCCCAAAATTATTTCTCTTAACCAGATTAAATGTTTCACCAACTCGAAAGTACATTAGAAGATTTAGAAAGGAAAGAGAACTCTTTTAAAAAGTCAAGAGAATTTTTTTATTCTAGGCACCTTGTGTTAGTACAAATATTTGGTGAGGAAAATCTTGAACATACGAACGAAACTCGAACAGAAGAAGAAATATGACAAGGCTTAAAGGCgcgtatcaagccactatctttaaggtgaTATTCGCCCCTACCTATCTTTTGTGTACAAAcgagtttcaagcaaattaacctcaaggatacaatgaagccaatggctatttgcgttttgcactgacgagaataacCCACTATACACTGAGCAATGTATGACAAAGAACTCAATTTTTATAAatgatttctgcagtaatactttatagaataatctaataatattagaaaatgaaggaatgaaagaaagaatattataatttgttggtatgatttccaaaaagaatattataatttgttggtatgatttccaaatgaaatctcattcctgaataataatgtctttaaaataaacacataatttttcatttaattataactattcaaataatattatttaaatagttataattctttttcaaaaaatcaaataatataactttttgattaattacacccattcatttatagttattggaatactataaatatttgaaaatattccaacaatctccccccattttcaaaatattttaaattttaatattcttggaaatcaatttgcataaatgaaggtatcttacgattaaaccttcacttagtgaaaacatgttaaagttaattgaaattgcatggtagactaaactttgaaccaactatttcatttgattaaccgaacacatctcacacaatgatttcaacatcggttaatgcatagtatctagggacactattatggccatgtgtctgtgtcctcttttcatgagtgctgtcagaaCCAAGCCAttgagctcctagaagcggccacacttccactcacataggtagatcccatcaagagtgttcccgtaattataacactctaacatatttatgttatgggtccattaggagtacattactcatccttcccttctTATTACGGGTAACcaagcactttaatcttaggatggatttatttatagtactaacagtcacatactaatgatgtattttgtctcattgaactcaagacttgatgtTATACCAAGCGTTAAGTcaagtttccatcatgggtgactctaattaatgggcttgagtcccattccttttgaggtcctttttattgcatctctagcaagactttttgtcaaaggatctgccaaattttcacttgaccttacataattaatagtgatcactccatcagaaaTTAATTGTCGGACATGACTACGTCTttatccaatgtgtctagactttccattatatacttggctatatgcctttgctagagtagcctcactatcacaatgGATAGAattaggtgaaattggcttaggccataaaggtacatcataaagtaAATTTCTTAATCATTCTACTTCTTTAGATGCAGCAGCTAATGGAATAAATTCTACtaccatggtggaatcagtaatacatgtttgtttcttgaaACCCCAAGAAATGAatcctccaccaagaatgaaaatccatccactagtagatgcatgatcttccaaacctgtaatccaactagcatctgaATGTCCTTttaaaactggaggatatccattataacacaatctatagttaatagttttctttaagtacctaagtactctattcaaagcttgccaatgcaaactacttggattacttgtgtacctactcaatttccTAACAACATATgtaatatctggtcttgtacaagccattatgtacataagacaactaattagacttgcatatttcaattgatcaatttttctACTAGTAGacactaattttatttgaggatccatgggtgtaaatgctggtatacagttgaaaagattaaactttttaagcacctttacaatgtaatgtgattgtgataaagctatagtgctttcatctcgggttattttaatcccaagaataacatctgctacacccatatccttcatagcaaagttgtttgacaagaatttctttgtgttttctatttgttccaaatccgtgccaaaaatgagaatgccatctacatataagcaaattatgacacattttccattttcaaatttgctatatatgcacttatcagattcatttattttatagccattagctaaaacaacattgtcaaacttttggtgctattgttttggtgcttgtttaagtccatatagagatttaacaagcttacataccttatgctcttgtcctgtaacaacaaatccttccggttgttccatgtacacttcctcttccaattcaccatttaaaaatgcagttttaacatccatttggtgaacaactaaattctatatagaggtaagtgatattaagagtctaattgtagcaattcttgctactggagcataggtatcaatgtaatcaataccttgtttttgtgtaaaacctttgggtaccaaccttgctttaaacttATCAATAGTTCCATcgacctttattttctttttgaaaatccatttacaacaTATTGGTTTGGAGCccggtggaagatcaactaagatccaagtttgatttcccattattgaatcaatctcatcatttattgtttttttccaaaaaacaGAGTCTTAAGATTTTATTGCCTCTTCAAATGCAATAGGATCAGATCCCTTATTATAATAATAAgatatcttattgcatatactttcaccttttcattctacaagaaacataatgaaatttggtccaaaatctttgacctttttaatcctctttacttctttttaattcttgacaagattcatcattattatcagtttgttccaatggaatctcattctcatttgaagaatgaatcaattgttgtggttgtaattgtcttgatataaaattaaatctattttcataaaaaataacatctcttaattcaataacagtattaattgaaattgaatcatttggttcaattaccatgaacccATATGCCTTACTATTATGtgcatatcctataaatatgcattcaattcctctttcacctaaatttttaggtttaggtgttggaactttgacaatagctctacaaccccaaaccttcaaataattaatgtttggtttccttttcttccattgttcataaggggttattttagtttccttattaggaattCTATTCAATATgtgacaagctgttagaacagcttctccctAAAAACCTTATCCAAGATCTAAATATGATAatattgaatttaccatttcagtcaagactctatttttcctttcagctacaccattttgttgtggtgtgtaaggggctaaaacttgatggacaatcccagtggattcaaaataacttggattatagtattctccacctctatcaaatcttaagcacttgataaatgattcacactgaagttcaacttcagatttataaactttaaatttatcaagcgcttcatcttttgaatgcaataaatatacataataatatctagaacaatcaacaatagaagtaacaaaatatttctttccacctaatgtaggagtattacgcatgtcacataaatcactatgtatcaaatcaagcaattttgtttttcttttatcctTAGGGAAtgggtttcttgtaatttttgtcaacatacatgtattgtatttttcaatattattattaaaaacaggaa
It encodes the following:
- the LOC107946424 gene encoding serine/threonine-protein kinase STN7, chloroplastic, which codes for MIQVRGVTATVASGGASIGLINPYNSQQLIKHPSSFLGTKFKLKLSSKGSPSIPKTSGVLSLKAQLIDVVRDLFVGVGVGLPCTVMECGDIIYRSTLPKPDGLTLTVPGAILAAGALSYLWATPGVAPGFFDMFVLALLERLFRPTFKKDDFVLGKKLGEGAFGVVYKVSLANKKPNSKKEGDLVVKKATEYGAVEIWMNERVRRACANSCADFLYGFLEGSSKKGGEYWLVWRYEGEATLSDLMLSKEFPYNVETMILGEVQNLPKGLERENQIIQTIMRQILFALDGLHSTGIVHRDIKPQNIIFSEGSRTFKIIDLGAAADLRVGINYIPKEFLLDPRYAAPEQYIMSTQTPSAPSAPVATALSPVLWQMNLPDRFDIYSAGLIFLQMAFPSLRTDSALIQFNRQLKRCDYDLVAWRNTVEPRASPDLRKGFELLDFDNGIGWELLTSMVRYKARQRISAKAALAHPYFDREGLLALSFVQNLKLQVFRATQQDYGEAAKWIINLMAKSGTEKEGGFTEAQLQDLRDIEPKKKASPQRNALASALKLQRKIVRTLNESMDELSRRSKSLWWSRWIPKEE